The Limosilactobacillus panis DNA segment AACGGGGGAATTATATGAAACATGATCAGCCCACTTGCCAGGACCATATTGAGAAGGGGCAAGAAAACAAAGGGAAGAACATAAATAGGGTTAAGCATTACCACACACCCCATCGTTAAAGGTAAGTTAGTATTAAAAAAGACGGGAACAGCACTAGCCCTGGTAACCGCCCGCTGGTTTTCGTGATGACTAACCCACAGAATTGCAATCAATAACGCGAGGGCTAACCCGACCCCGCCAAACTGGCCAAAGCCATTGTATAAGGCCGCGGGAGTAAAGGGGTGGGGAACATTCAGACTTGTCTTATGGGTCAAAGCATAGTTAAGGTTGGTAAAGAGTTCGCTTTTAAACATCTCATTAGAAATGTTGATGGACTCAGCAAAGCCCAACCAGGTCAAAGCCGTTGCTAAAATCGCTATCAGCATGGTCACAGCGTAATTACTATGGCTGTCCATGGCGGCGGTTATTGTTTCGTTAATCACGGTATCAAGTCCCCATACCCTTGCTAGGGCAAAGCCAAGGTGAAATAAAAAGGCAATAAACAGGGCTAACAGGATAGGAACCAGGTTGGTAAAGGTACTTTTTAGGATATCGTTACTTTTAACATCAAAATTATTAATCAAAGTCTGGTGGCCAAATTTTACAAATATCAGCCCCACCAGGTAACCAATGATAACCCCCACCACGAACCAGTTAGCTGTGTAGTACCGCATATCGATAGTATTACCGTTAGGTCGAATACTATGGTAAAAAATCAGAACGTAGCAGGCCATTGCAATGATTCCCGTCGCCGGAATTTCCCGGTGGTGTTGGTGGACAGTTAATTGGGCACTAACAAATGTTGCATAAGGCGCTAAAAAGCCAACGGTAACAACACTGACGTCGCCAAACAGGTTTTGTAAAAAATGATATTGAAAAAGCCAGTATTTGACGTAAAGGACACTCCCCAAAAAGCCACTTGGGGAAAAGAAGACATAGCTTAAAATTCCCGCAAAGCTACCAATTAAAGCCACCGGGAAAAGAGTCACCATCGTCCGTTGCATTATTTGAATAAAGGATAATTGTCTAAAACGGACTAACCTGTCTACTACCTTCTTATTATTAGCCATCACTGCCACCTCTTTGGCTTTTATTATAGCGATTTCCTTTCTTTAAAAGTAATATTTTCATTTAAAATTAAGATGGATATGTCAAAACGTCTTAATTTTGGACTAATAATAGTTTTTAAAGGGGCCTTCCCCCACCACCCAAAAATTTCAGGTACAAGCCACAACAAAAAATGCCGCCTGCTTATTAGACAACAATCTAACAAACAGGCGACACCTTTAGTTTACTTATCGTAGAAGTGTTGCCACTCCTTATTGACGTTTTGACGCATTGTCTTATTACCAGACCAGGAAGGCACTTTGACAACTCCACCGATCTTACTCTTCGGAACAAAGCCCCAGTAACGACCATCATTGGAAACACTCCGGTGGTCTCCCAAGACGAAGTATTCACCCTTTGGTACCTTCGTTGCTCCGTTATGCTTTAACCAGCTGTTCTGGACGGAAATGCTCTTCAAAGTCCAATTCCCCGTTCCCGCG contains these protein-coding regions:
- a CDS encoding PTS transporter subunit EIIC; translation: MANNKKVVDRLVRFRQLSFIQIMQRTMVTLFPVALIGSFAGILSYVFFSPSGFLGSVLYVKYWLFQYHFLQNLFGDVSVVTVGFLAPYATFVSAQLTVHQHHREIPATGIIAMACYVLIFYHSIRPNGNTIDMRYYTANWFVVGVIIGYLVGLIFVKFGHQTLINNFDVKSNDILKSTFTNLVPILLALFIAFLFHLGFALARVWGLDTVINETITAAMDSHSNYAVTMLIAILATALTWLGFAESINISNEMFKSELFTNLNYALTHKTSLNVPHPFTPAALYNGFGQFGGVGLALALLIAILWVSHHENQRAVTRASAVPVFFNTNLPLTMGCVVMLNPIYVLPFVFLPLLNMVLASGLIMFHIIPPLVYPAPYGTPGILAALIETGGSWWALFWSLALLVVDVLAYIPFVKLADQVEKRLAIQRKAGGKDEKD